A window of Pyrus communis chromosome 3, drPyrComm1.1, whole genome shotgun sequence genomic DNA:
ATCTCTGCATTATTAACCTGTAAACTGCTGTACCAGATGTCATCAAAATAATGACTCCACGTAATCCTTGTTTCATATTAAATTGCATCTGGTAAACCACATGATGTGGTGATAAATTAAGACttcatgataaaaaaatttaaaaagatgaCTAATTATCAACTACCGCATCatgtaatttacaaaatatggtttGAAAATATCgtttctctagcattatcctatgTGTTTATGAGATGCATATCTCTTAAGGCACAAAAGCAATATTTGTTAGCGGTGTTCGATCTAACGTGTACCTTAATCGACAGATTTCAGGTTTGCCTGCCGACCTACCTTGATGAAGCCTCAACTCCCCCATTCAATTGAATCACAACCTACTCGTATTATGTCAGCTCAATGCTTTTTTCCCCTCCATGTTTGTTTTAATATCGGTTATGCCCCTTATACCACACTAGAAGTTCCTCCGGCCAAATTTTTTACACGTATATTTTTGGCATTTGATGTTTGGACAAATACTTTTGGCATCAGTAACTATCCATTTTCTAATATGCTCTTCTTTCCTGCGAGGGTTTCAATCATTTCAGGTGCTTAATGGTCAATGCTGTaatgcatgggtttttttttttgctagttGAGATTAAGAGATAAACAAGCTGCACATGATATAGGGTCTTTATTGGTTTCAAATTAATGGATCAGGAATGCTATATCTCTCTCTAGGGTTTTTTGAGATTTCGAGAATTTGTAGAAATGTAAGTTTACTGGGAAAATATTTCTGTGGAAGCGATGGCTTTCATTCATTCCTTTCACGTATATATATTACAGACTTTACAGTCCTATGGAAATAATGAAACAACTATATATACTTACTTATCAACATTTACATTTGAATTGGATGATAAGAAACGGAACTAAGTGATAGAATTCACTTTGACTTGGACTCTTGCTTAATAGAtttcaagcatttttttttttttttttttgagttgaaCGATAACGTTAGTAGGTTAGAAGTTAATTATTAAGAGAAAGGAGAGTTAGTGGGGATCAAACCGGCCCGCACCAAGGTGCATAGGTTTGAATGCCTTTCACCATTGTTGTAAAGTGCCATCTGCAGACTTCAAGCAATTCTTGTTTCTACACTATAACGAcaatttgtctttttttttatttaaaaaaaaaaatctttttaaaaTTGGTTAAACATAGTTGATGTTAAAGTACTTCCAAAAACATCGaccaaagtatgcaaaaggctACCAAACAGGCTTTATTGTTTTCTTCCACGGTACGAGACCAAGTATTAGTAATTGGAATATGAAACCAAATTTATTGCCGAGTAATTAACGAACCATCTTACAATTAGTGGCTCTCATATACAGGAGTTTCTTGAGGACTATGATTTCTcaataactaattaattaggtACATACATCTACGTACCATAAATTTCTATAACATAGGTCATTTACTAAATTGATCCTAAAGTCAAATAGAGATAATACttccattaaaataaaaacgGTCAGAAGATTAGTTTAAATAGTGCAATTTTTAACAAAGGGAAATAACTGGTggcaatccattttttttcttctgaaactACTGAGCCACTTGTTGTGGTTAAATAGTgcaaatttttagttaaaacaAGAAGATAAATGCCAAGACTCTCAAAGTGGGGCTGTGTCCTCTCTGACACTTCAcagtttaactttaattttcatacaaatatcataaaatattgtgtaaaaacACATAAGGTGGTAGAGAGTCTCGAAAGTCCCACTTTTTAAAAAgtttccttaacatttctcttagaAGGATTTATATACGAAATAAAAAAGTATTGATTACAGATGACGAAAATGTGACAATGATGGATTGCTAATGATTTGGGGATCTCGTATTTTCATCCATGACTCAAAACATAAAAAGCATAGCAAGACATCGACGATTGAGTTTAAAGTTTGGCGATAGCCCATGCAAACATCAAAGAGGTGCCTTTATTCTTAGTTATGCACGTAAACCTTCTGACCTGAATTTGTTTATATCTAGTTAACTAAAACTCTATATAGATATCTGAGAATATTCATCAATCTTAAAGGGTTCAATGGTAATTTTCATGCCCCAAATCGAGGGGTTGCGATGTTATGTGCTTGTAGGCTTCGATCAGCTGCCCCCCTGATACTCCACTAGGTTAAGAAAGAGACGGTGTAAGACGGTGTAAGTAATCATataaagttatatatatatagctgtAAGTAAGAAGAAAATATACATAAAGACAATAAAGAGGGGCCAAAGGAGGATTTTCAGGTGCAAAAAAGGTCCTGAAGAGGGAAAGGCTCTTCAGCAAATGTAGCATTTGAAGCTTGCAAACAACTTGGAGaagttctctctttctctctctctctctctctctctctctctctctctctctctctcgtatgAGATTACGGCGTGAACTACAATCCTTAAACAGACTTTTAGAGGCTTTATTAAAGCAAAGATATATGAACAAACTAACTAGCTAGAAAGTTGAATAGCTACCTCATTCATTGTTCTTTCTTTCAAGGTTTTTATATGGTGGGGTTATGAGTTCGACATCATTTATAGATCTCTCCTTTAAGATTTGGGAGCTACCTCATCCTCGTAGCCTACATAAGATCGACATCAACTTTGTTCTTCTAAATTAAAGATCGACCTAAAGATGTGGGCAAAACTTAGAGCTTCTTCAAATATTGCAAAGGGTATGTATATCTTCATCTCTTTTTTCcctttatatgtgtgtgtattttcttttttgtgttcTATGCCATATTACTCTAAGCTCTGGGTTAACAGATCTAAAAGAGAGAACTCCATAGCATGTGGTTTGCCATGTTGCCTGTTGGATTTTTTGCATGTGAAAACTAACTGGTTACCAATTGTTTTGAGAATAATATGTACCTATCTTGTATCTATATATGTCGGGAAAGAAATAAGACATCAACTTGAAGTTTTAGCAGAAagaggaaagtgatctttctaGGGTTCTCTTGTTATTATCATTCTCAATTATTGCTACACTTGTCATGATAAATCTCTTTTGAGAAATACACCGCATGATAGTTTGGTAGCACTTTCTATATTTCGCAAGCATAAGATGATCTTCATATATATGGATTACCAATTTTGGATTATCGTTTTCAGGGAAAGAAGTGAGAAGGCAAGTTCGTAAAAGCTTCAATCTAAACGAGGAGTACCTAAGTGCATTTAGAACGAAATCCTATGCAGACTTCTTCAACAAAGCTCAGTTGCTTGTAAACGAGCCATCATCGTCTCCATTGAATTACAATCATGATCACAAACTGACAGAAGTCCTCCTAGAACCTGGTCAAGAAGCCATTCCAGATATCCTTGAATCGGCAATTCTTTCGAAGGTACCTAAGTTGAAAGGCCTTATGCTCAACTTCTTTGACATAAGTGCTGAAGCCTCAAAAATATGCAGCCACCTCTTAAAAAGCATCAACCATGTCCAATCCAGTTACCACTTTGTTCAACAAGAACTTGATAAATTTGAAGACTACTCACCGGACAAAATCAAATCCATTATTTCGGAGCTAAACTTGCTCATACTTCAAAACAacattaaccctttttcaaacCCTAATAACCATGACTTTGAGCTCATTCATGAAAAGTACTCGTCGGTTTTGCACCACCTAAAGTCGATGAGGAAAAAGGTGTCGCGGAAGATTAAGCTCATTAAATGTTTCAAAAAGGCGACTGGGATTTGCATAACAGCAGCTTGTAGTTTGATTGCTATAACCGCTGTTGTTTTAGTAGCACATACTCTCACTGCCTTGCTCATGGGGCCAGCTCTCATCAGCTTCCCATTTAAGAGCTTCAAGAAAACACTGAGTAGCATTCCATTTTTGAGAAGTAGGATTCTTACCAAAGTTGGAGAACAACTTGATGTGGCAGCCAAAGGGACTTATGTTTTGAATAGGGATTTTGACACGATGAGCCGACTTGTGGCAAGGCTTCATGATGAGGTTGAACACAACAAGGCGATGATCCGGTTCTGCTTGGAGAGGAGAGAGGATAAGTTTTCGTTGCAAGTTGTGAAGGAGCTTAAGAAAACTGATGTTGGATTCAGGAAGCAAGTGGAAGAGCTTCGAGAGCATTTGTATTTGTGTCTTGTAACAATCAATAGAGCTAGAGCTTTGGTGATCAAGGAGATGACAAAATCTTGTGTAGAAAATTGAATTAGAAGTTTAGGAGGGTAGCCATTTAAAAAGGCCTTGTACAGTATAATATTTCATATTCTGTAAAATATACGACTATACACAATTTGTATGATGACCAAGAACCTATAagatttacaaggaaagaaaaatgtttGTTATGTTGTGTATTCATTCCTTGTTTTGTTCTCCTATAATTGGCGTTTAAAAAACAGATTTCAGTTACTTTTTTCATTCGAACCTTCTTGATGATTGAAATCATCTAATTTCTAGATCACCTGTTAATGatgaactttaaaaaaaattaaccaaattagAAATCGTTTAATTGGTTGATTAACATTGTCAAAAtttgtgagaattttttaaTCATATGCGCTACTCGTACCTAATAGATTTTTAATCAGGCGTGCTAGGCTCGACttacaaatttatattttattttttgatatttttatttgccAAGGTACTTTTTCTATGCACAAAGTTGAAATAACAGTCAAATAAAAAGTCTAAAATTGAATAGAAATTTGCAAGTACCGCCTATACAGCGTGAATAAAATCAATGCATCAAGGCATGCAGGGACGTTCTTCAGAGGAGTTGAGATGGCTTCATCCCCCAATGGGTTATTCAAACTCAATGTTGATGGAGCAATCTCTTTGAAAGGTTTAAATAGAGGTGCATGTTGAGGCTGTTATACGAGATGAAGATGGAGCGTTCATGCAGGTTGCACGAAACGGATTCATGGTTGTTTCGATTCTTCGACAACAGAATTGATGGCAGCAAAGGAAGGATTGGTATTTGCATGTGACGCTCGGTTTCATGCTATTATATTGAAACTTGATGCTAAAGGGGTTGTGGACTTGATTAATGCAACTGGTGTTTGTCTCGATAGGGATGACCATATTTTAGAGGAGATTGACGATTTAAAGAGTAGGTTCAGTCTTTTTTATGTCGGTGGCAACGACGCGAAGGTAACACGGTGGCTCATGATGCGAAGACAAAATGGTGGCCCATGAATTAGCGAAGTATGGACTAGCAGTGGAGGTTCTAATACATGAATGGAGGTGGATCACTTTGGTTATCTCCCTTCTTAGAAAGTGATTTGGAGAATGATAATTGATTGTAATTAGTAAACGAGATGGTGAGTCACTATTCTTCCTTCATTCTTGGAGGTTTTTTACAGTGCCCGTTCTTGCTCCCACAAACTTTTTGTATTCTGTTTTATGCAGTAATGAAAAACTCGGtttctatgtaattttatttttgttgagaTTTTTGTGATAATGTTTCACTCATGATAAGTTGCAAGTGATAAGATTTAAGTAAGACACCATATCAGTGTGATTAATAATGATTTACTAATTTATTTCTCTAAAAACGACGTATTGATAGGACCTAATATTCATGACGCCTCTGGTAAAAATAAAGAGTAGATGTCAATAGACAAAACAATATATGCCAACCCATTTCTATATGTTTCAATCAATGGTAAGGTTGTGAAATTGATCCAATGTAATGGTTACATTATCTAACATGTATAATCATTAAATACTATGATGAATGGGCATTGCGATGGTTGGTTAAGCAATATTCACTCTGTCACACCTTCTCGATTGGTCATTTTCATGAATTTAATTTCTAATATTATCTTTTGGTAGCATTTGTTTTGTCTCTCTCAAATTACATCAAACCTCAGTGTTCTCTTATCCTTGTTCAGTTCAAACTTAAAAGTTCTTCAATTAGTGTTTTTATGCGGGGAGAAATAAAAAGTGGATAAGTGAATGACGAgtttaatatcaaattattatgaGAAGTTCATTGTGTGatatatttcaatttcttatcaTGTTAACTTAAGATCTTTTACgtacaaataaagagaaataataCGATACCGTAGTACCAAATAACTTTTAACCTATTCTTATTAGTCGATAACTTTTCTTCTAAAGAAAACTTTTAATCAATAAAGTTCTTGCCTTttgtagatttttttattttttattttaaaatgaagTGCTTACCTTTCCTTTTAAAGGGAAAAGGTAAAATAATGATTAAGAGGTATGTGATAAATATAGGGCGATATTATTggcattttaaaaatttaatacgtatttaaaatttttgttttttaaatatagaaaatttaaagcgtaaaattagatttttggaACAATTATCTAAATATATATAGgactaattatattttatactCTTCAAGTTTAAGATAATTTATAAAATGGGTCACGAGGTTCTAACTTTCTCACATTACCCCTGAAATTTTGAATCCATTAAAATTTTGGAAAGTTTTTATTCACGTAACTATTTTTACCTTCAcatatatttgttaattttttgtcattgatatttttcaattcatttaatttaccagctaaaaattaaaaaaaaatatgatagtAAAAATAAGCGTGTCAAATGCACTACTcaaaatattttgtcaataCTATACAAATGCAACTTATATGTTCTCATCTAAAAAGATCACAAGAGAAGCACCAAAAATTAATCAAGGACTCGAAAACCCATTTTTGCAATGGGAGGAAGGATAAAAATCATATGAGGGTAAAACTGAAAAATCAGATTTCATTCAAGTGCTAGATGGGAAGTAAAAATTAGATGGGTATCTGAAGCACCAAGAATTTGACCAGTAGTCAGTCTGAAGTACAACACTGTCTCATATTATATGTCCAAGTTCCATTCAAATCCAGACAGAGAGAAGTTTCCTTTAGTCCCCCTTCCTTAACAACCCAACCTCTCAATTCAAAGACtccaaatttttcttcaacttcCTTCCCTGTATTCTAGCAATTTTTTATAGGACGTTTCAGTTGAAGCGCCATATTTTATTGCGCAATCAGAATCTCTTAGTACCCAAATAATTGCTTTCTGCTTTCATTGGATCCTATGCTTTCAGCTTAAATCCGCGAAAAAGCACGTTTTCTTCAGTTTTGGTATTGCTTTTGAACTTCAAAGGCGGTTTAAACTTTCGCACACCAAATGGTCTACGCTTTGACTGACTGGTAGTCGTGGTTGCTGTCTTTTGGTCAAAATACAGTTAGCAGTCGAGCTGTCGATGATCTGTGCGTGGAACAGCTAAGTTTGGATAATTTCgacttttgggttttgttcttGAAGTGTTTTGAACTTGTAGgttgtgttcttttttttttttttttgcttgtttcAGCGATTCTGTGTCTTGTATTTTGAGGTTCTGGATATTGGGAAGTGATTTGTTTAAGGGTTtgaggttttttgttttggtgggattttgtttttgtttgtgtttgtgtttctTCACATCCTTAAGTAGAATAATTGGATTGTGGGAATTGAATTGTAAGTTCTTGCAGTTGGGTTTAGTTGGTGGCTTCAATTCACGGCTTTTTTCAGA
This region includes:
- the LOC137727475 gene encoding UPF0496 protein At1g20180-like, with translation MWAKLRASSNIAKGKEVRRQVRKSFNLNEEYLSAFRTKSYADFFNKAQLLVNEPSSSPLNYNHDHKLTEVLLEPGQEAIPDILESAILSKVPKLKGLMLNFFDISAEASKICSHLLKSINHVQSSYHFVQQELDKFEDYSPDKIKSIISELNLLILQNNINPFSNPNNHDFELIHEKYSSVLHHLKSMRKKVSRKIKLIKCFKKATGICITAACSLIAITAVVLVAHTLTALLMGPALISFPFKSFKKTLSSIPFLRSRILTKVGEQLDVAAKGTYVLNRDFDTMSRLVARLHDEVEHNKAMIRFCLERREDKFSLQVVKELKKTDVGFRKQVEELREHLYLCLVTINRARALVIKEMTKSCVEN